One segment of Rhodopirellula baltica SH 1 DNA contains the following:
- a CDS encoding phosphoenolpyruvate carboxylase yields MVSANILALDVDQLNRDWQWMLSALQSVLQRGGDEKLAELLPVPGCKLDPAKAPADSVQLTQAYSIAFQLLSMAEQSSAAQFRDRIESESGMADLPALWGESLQQLIDRGWTADMIAAELPSMRVELVLTAHPTEAKRATVLAHHRRLFRRFQLRHQTDLPPWRRSENEEAIESVLSILWRTGEIYLDKPDLQSERRNVMDYLTVVFPKALQPLDQRLRQAWREVGLSEKAIADPLALPRLTFGTWVGGDRDGHPLVTPEVTEETLMQLRRGAVELMREELIQLARLTSVSAYWLPPTSDFLTRIAERAHAMGPAGAAAIARNPNEPWRQFINLMLASLPSEKTMMSGKEQHTYQRSRELLADLRCLHESLVAVDLGDVATSAVAPTMRIAQTFGFHLAVLDIRQNSAKHDTAIEQLLRAAGMADWKFASWDEDKRMKFLNEELANSRPLTHPDSSAGEEADAVLGALRVVTQYRSKHGADGLGALIVSMTRKTSDLLAVYLLAREVGLLQRTESGAVCPLPVVPLFETIDDLERSPEIYDGFLQHPITRNSLTAIAQREGATAPVGQVMIGYSDSNKDGGILASLVGLRHAQRKLTQVARSHGVRARFFHGRGGTISRGAGPTHRFIKSLPDHTIAGDMRLTEQGETIAQKYAHEPTAIYNLELFLAGVTRKSLADSRSEEPDHPLEPTLVKLAAWARTTYHELLHSDGFVEFFREATPIDAIEQSRIGSRPARRTGQQTLDDLRAIPWVFSWGQARCYLSGWYGVGTALKKLQTECPDEFDAVKEALRDWAPLHYLISNVATSVTAVDIEVMKQYAALVENPALRERFVTDIETQWKLACEMVEAVYGGPMESQRPNVQRMIALRSEGLRLLHRQQISLLQRWRSYNKMGEHTQADALLPALLLSVNAIASGLGTTG; encoded by the coding sequence ATGGTATCAGCCAATATTCTCGCTCTCGACGTCGACCAACTGAATCGTGATTGGCAGTGGATGCTCTCGGCACTGCAAAGCGTGCTGCAACGCGGCGGCGATGAAAAGCTGGCCGAGCTGCTTCCCGTCCCCGGCTGCAAACTCGATCCTGCCAAGGCACCGGCTGATTCCGTTCAGCTCACACAGGCGTATTCGATCGCGTTTCAATTGTTGAGCATGGCCGAACAAAGCTCTGCCGCACAGTTTCGCGATCGAATCGAATCCGAGTCAGGGATGGCTGATCTGCCGGCGCTGTGGGGCGAGAGCCTGCAGCAATTGATCGATCGTGGATGGACCGCCGACATGATCGCCGCGGAACTCCCCTCGATGCGTGTCGAGCTGGTTTTGACCGCTCACCCTACCGAAGCGAAACGAGCGACGGTTCTGGCCCATCACCGTCGCTTGTTCCGTCGTTTCCAACTGCGACACCAAACCGATCTTCCACCATGGCGACGGTCCGAAAACGAAGAAGCAATCGAATCGGTTCTGAGCATTTTGTGGCGAACGGGCGAGATCTACCTCGACAAGCCGGATTTGCAATCCGAACGCCGCAACGTAATGGATTATTTGACGGTGGTCTTTCCAAAAGCCCTGCAACCGCTCGATCAACGACTGCGTCAGGCTTGGCGAGAAGTCGGCTTGAGCGAGAAAGCAATCGCCGACCCTTTGGCTCTACCGCGACTGACATTTGGAACCTGGGTGGGCGGCGACCGCGACGGCCACCCATTGGTCACTCCCGAGGTGACCGAAGAGACGTTGATGCAACTGCGTCGCGGTGCAGTCGAACTGATGCGAGAAGAACTGATCCAGCTCGCTCGATTGACCAGTGTGTCCGCTTACTGGTTGCCACCGACCAGCGATTTCTTGACCCGCATTGCGGAGCGAGCTCACGCGATGGGCCCGGCCGGTGCAGCCGCGATCGCTCGCAACCCGAACGAGCCTTGGCGTCAGTTCATCAACTTGATGTTGGCGAGCTTGCCGTCCGAGAAAACCATGATGAGCGGCAAGGAACAACACACCTACCAACGTTCGCGAGAATTACTCGCTGACCTTCGCTGTTTGCACGAGAGCTTGGTCGCGGTCGACTTGGGTGACGTCGCCACGAGCGCCGTTGCACCGACAATGCGAATCGCTCAGACGTTTGGATTCCACTTGGCGGTGCTGGACATTCGCCAAAACAGTGCCAAGCACGACACCGCGATTGAACAATTGCTACGAGCCGCTGGCATGGCCGATTGGAAGTTCGCTAGCTGGGACGAAGACAAACGAATGAAGTTCCTCAATGAGGAACTCGCCAATTCACGTCCGTTGACTCACCCGGACTCCTCCGCCGGTGAAGAAGCCGACGCGGTGCTGGGTGCCTTGCGTGTTGTGACTCAGTATCGATCCAAACACGGTGCCGATGGATTGGGCGCGTTGATCGTCAGCATGACTCGCAAGACGTCCGATTTGTTGGCGGTTTATCTGCTCGCTCGTGAAGTTGGCTTGTTGCAACGAACCGAGTCCGGTGCCGTTTGCCCATTGCCGGTTGTTCCGTTGTTCGAAACGATTGACGATCTCGAACGGTCACCGGAAATCTACGATGGATTCCTTCAACACCCGATCACCCGAAACAGCTTGACCGCGATCGCACAGCGTGAAGGAGCGACCGCTCCGGTTGGTCAAGTCATGATCGGGTACAGCGACAGCAACAAGGACGGCGGCATCTTGGCCAGCCTTGTTGGGTTGCGACACGCTCAACGAAAGCTGACCCAAGTCGCTCGATCACACGGCGTTCGTGCGAGATTCTTCCACGGTCGCGGCGGCACAATCAGCCGTGGTGCAGGCCCGACACATCGTTTTATCAAAAGCCTTCCTGATCACACGATCGCCGGCGACATGCGATTGACGGAGCAAGGTGAAACGATCGCGCAGAAGTACGCTCACGAACCCACGGCCATCTACAACTTGGAATTGTTCTTGGCGGGAGTCACCCGAAAGTCACTCGCCGATTCGCGTTCGGAAGAACCCGATCACCCACTCGAACCAACGTTGGTCAAACTCGCTGCGTGGGCTCGGACCACTTATCACGAACTGCTTCACAGCGATGGATTCGTCGAGTTCTTCCGCGAAGCCACACCGATCGATGCGATCGAACAAAGTCGCATCGGTTCGCGTCCGGCTCGCCGAACCGGCCAGCAAACACTGGATGATTTGCGAGCGATCCCATGGGTATTCAGCTGGGGCCAAGCGCGTTGCTATTTGTCAGGTTGGTACGGAGTTGGAACGGCACTGAAGAAACTTCAAACGGAGTGCCCCGATGAATTCGACGCGGTGAAAGAAGCACTGCGAGATTGGGCGCCGCTGCACTACTTGATCAGCAACGTTGCCACGAGTGTCACGGCGGTCGACATCGAAGTCATGAAGCAGTACGCGGCTTTGGTCGAAAATCCAGCCTTGCGAGAACGCTTCGTCACTGACATCGAAACTCAATGGAAACTGGCGTGCGAAATGGTCGAAGCCGTCTACGGCGGCCCCATGGAATCACAACGCCCCAATGTTCAGCGAATGATCGCACTTCGAAGTGAAGGGCTGCGTTTGCTGCACCGCCAACAGATTTCGTTGCTGCAACGTTGGCGCAGCTACAACAAGATGGGCGAGCACACCCAAGCCGACGCGTTGTTGCCAGCTTTGTTGCTAAGCGTCAACGCGATTGCATCAGGGCTTGGGACGACCGGCTAA
- a CDS encoding O-antigen ligase family protein: protein MSSSPSQPKFSSTDPSVPDAVVVSHDATEADAFSDDNDQDGDRDRIGESEPPSSSVAESGSGGGGLVTTIVFAVVMLAMFINPIEPKTSAEFDRATSSLNVLTLAKLALAAAATGLGGIAVLLSPRTRQLLGSLPGIGLLTLGGLFCVTSLFAIESNAMISRASAMIFVGYLLFTAMALATLGPRKLLAAIVAGTSMYMLVTWGLFVLVPEMGTFEEFISATETVRRMGGTGHPNNIAKTAIAIVLVGVAMYLGRTDTLVSVGVRGPWQRLVLIAIMILAAATVVATLSRTAMLAGIAAGGILLIDRLYGRGGLALGILGIASAASLVLAISLFTGEGPFSESAVSAVTKSGDVEELTSLTGRTTIWEEAIGFIVKRPLTGYGMDSAASVMSREATGTHNLLLHVTFSAGVVACSVMVLMLGWSLVFGATSSYEWIRTVLTYVLVSGLVEDTIIESFPTTLTVLWMAALLAPALAGRPKP from the coding sequence ATGTCCTCTTCGCCTTCTCAGCCAAAGTTCTCGAGCACCGATCCCTCGGTACCTGACGCGGTCGTCGTTTCCCATGATGCGACGGAAGCAGACGCGTTTTCAGACGACAACGATCAAGACGGCGACCGCGATCGGATTGGCGAATCGGAACCACCATCCTCCAGTGTTGCTGAGTCTGGATCCGGCGGCGGAGGCTTGGTCACCACGATCGTTTTCGCGGTCGTGATGCTGGCCATGTTCATCAATCCGATTGAACCGAAAACCAGTGCGGAATTCGATCGCGCCACCAGCAGCCTGAACGTGCTGACGCTTGCAAAGCTTGCTCTCGCTGCGGCAGCGACCGGTTTGGGGGGAATCGCGGTGCTGCTCAGTCCGCGAACGCGTCAATTGCTCGGCAGCCTCCCTGGAATCGGCCTGCTCACGCTGGGCGGGCTGTTTTGCGTCACCAGTTTGTTCGCCATCGAAAGCAATGCGATGATCAGTCGCGCATCGGCGATGATCTTTGTCGGCTATTTGTTGTTCACCGCGATGGCTTTGGCAACGCTTGGACCGCGAAAATTGTTGGCGGCCATTGTGGCGGGAACATCGATGTACATGTTGGTGACGTGGGGACTGTTTGTTCTCGTTCCCGAAATGGGCACATTCGAAGAATTCATCAGTGCGACCGAAACGGTGCGTCGGATGGGAGGCACCGGTCACCCCAACAACATTGCGAAAACGGCGATCGCAATTGTGCTGGTTGGTGTGGCGATGTACTTGGGACGCACCGACACGTTGGTCTCGGTCGGAGTTCGTGGTCCGTGGCAGCGACTGGTGCTGATCGCGATCATGATCTTGGCCGCAGCAACCGTTGTTGCGACGCTCAGCCGGACTGCCATGCTTGCCGGGATTGCCGCTGGCGGAATTCTGCTGATTGATCGGCTTTATGGACGGGGTGGATTGGCATTGGGAATCCTAGGGATCGCATCGGCCGCATCGCTCGTGCTCGCGATCTCGTTGTTCACTGGTGAGGGGCCGTTTTCAGAATCCGCGGTCAGCGCGGTCACCAAGAGTGGCGACGTCGAAGAGCTCACATCACTGACCGGTCGAACAACAATTTGGGAAGAAGCAATTGGGTTCATCGTCAAACGGCCACTCACCGGCTACGGCATGGACAGTGCCGCCAGTGTGATGAGCCGTGAAGCAACGGGGACTCACAACTTGTTGCTGCACGTCACATTTTCGGCCGGCGTTGTCGCTTGCTCGGTGATGGTGTTGATGCTGGGATGGTCGCTCGTTTTTGGAGCGACCTCGTCCTATGAATGGATTCGAACCGTGCTGACCTATGTCCTGGTATCAGGACTGGTCGAAGACACGATTATCGAATCGTTCCCGACCACGCTGACGGTTCTTTGGATGGCCGCGTTGTTGGCACCCGCTTTAGCCGGTCGTCCCAAGCCCTGA
- a CDS encoding apolipoprotein acyltransferase: protein MQPPSVPAVPPDHPGLEALLRRMGEAVGIMDDTVFENDKFVGFFQSFRPDGNGLDGVFDQLECGDELRERLSHLFEVAGDDRRPQGGRDAFFLVRSPNPIDPAMVESKAVDWVERVTELAEKLGHPDAAERLRGITKHRVLEGIPPKHPKQDHEKTNLLKAFQGVVEKLVTDIAIPDPFAETLRAPYYFVSCDAGVRDHLMWPLYRDHVDVEEPFQPYFDLWSHGVKFRVYQENQVDWYMPRL, encoded by the coding sequence ATGCAACCGCCTTCCGTCCCGGCCGTTCCTCCCGATCACCCCGGCCTGGAGGCGTTGCTTCGTCGCATGGGGGAAGCCGTCGGGATCATGGACGACACTGTGTTTGAGAACGACAAGTTCGTCGGCTTCTTTCAATCGTTTCGTCCCGATGGAAATGGTTTGGATGGTGTCTTTGACCAACTCGAATGTGGCGACGAATTGCGGGAACGATTGAGCCATTTGTTCGAGGTCGCCGGAGATGACCGTCGGCCTCAAGGCGGCCGAGATGCTTTTTTCTTGGTTCGTTCGCCCAATCCAATTGATCCAGCCATGGTGGAATCGAAAGCGGTGGATTGGGTGGAACGAGTGACCGAGTTGGCGGAGAAACTTGGGCATCCGGACGCAGCCGAACGTTTGCGTGGGATCACCAAGCATCGAGTTTTGGAAGGCATCCCGCCGAAACATCCCAAGCAGGATCATGAGAAGACCAATTTGCTGAAGGCGTTTCAGGGCGTTGTCGAAAAGTTGGTCACCGACATCGCAATTCCTGATCCGTTTGCGGAAACGCTTCGTGCTCCGTACTACTTTGTCAGTTGCGACGCCGGGGTCCGGGATCACTTGATGTGGCCGCTGTATCGAGATCATGTCGACGTGGAAGAACCGTTCCAGCCCTACTTTGACCTCTGGTCGCACGGTGTGAAATTTCGCGTCTACCAAGAAAATCAGGTTGATTGGTACATGCCACGTCTATAG
- a CDS encoding thioredoxin family protein, which yields MLSLFLGLTIAMAPSGSVTTNTTHQASTQTPDQNYTLAYKKSVEEDKPLMVVVGAPWCPACETLKKTTIANMQNSGELDGVSVALVDRDAEPELAKTLMENEKMIPQIILYSKTEDGRWSRRKLTGYQPVQPVRSLIKRVTATLGRG from the coding sequence ATGCTGTCACTGTTCTTGGGTCTCACTATCGCAATGGCGCCTAGCGGCTCTGTTACGACCAACACCACCCACCAGGCGTCGACTCAGACGCCAGATCAGAACTACACACTCGCCTACAAAAAATCGGTGGAGGAAGACAAGCCTCTGATGGTCGTGGTCGGTGCACCGTGGTGCCCCGCTTGCGAAACGTTGAAGAAAACAACCATCGCGAATATGCAGAACAGCGGAGAACTTGACGGAGTCAGTGTCGCTCTGGTCGACCGCGACGCGGAACCAGAACTGGCCAAGACTTTGATGGAAAACGAGAAGATGATTCCGCAAATCATCCTCTACAGCAAAACCGAAGACGGACGATGGAGTCGACGTAAATTGACCGGCTACCAACCCGTTCAACCTGTCCGCTCGTTGATCAAACGAGTTACCGCCACCCTGGGTCGCGGTTAA
- a CDS encoding FHA domain-containing protein: MSAEDAPRFAGAFGQLTPLGGGDPIPLIKDKLLIGRRRHCDICLDFSNVSSQHCRMTLEQGYWFIRDLNSRNGTKVDGRAIMRKRADPNCKISIAKHHYTLEYEPQLLGAYGPPPADDDYIEEVMKSSLMDRAGISRRDPKKGFFNRKSED; encoded by the coding sequence ATGAGTGCTGAAGACGCCCCTCGATTCGCTGGCGCATTCGGACAACTGACGCCTTTGGGCGGCGGCGATCCGATTCCACTGATCAAAGACAAACTGTTGATCGGCCGGCGGCGACACTGTGATATCTGCTTGGACTTCTCGAACGTGTCCAGCCAACATTGCCGAATGACCTTGGAACAGGGTTATTGGTTCATTCGTGACTTGAACAGTCGCAACGGAACGAAGGTTGATGGTCGGGCGATCATGCGGAAGCGTGCCGACCCCAATTGCAAAATCTCGATCGCCAAGCACCATTACACGTTGGAGTACGAACCGCAGTTGTTGGGCGCATATGGCCCGCCACCAGCGGATGATGACTACATCGAAGAGGTCATGAAGAGTTCGTTGATGGATCGTGCCGGCATCAGTCGGCGAGATCCCAAGAAGGGATTCTTCAATCGGAAATCAGAAGACTGA
- a CDS encoding TIGR01212 family radical SAM protein (This family includes YhcC from E. coli K-12, an uncharacterized radical SAM protein.) translates to MFGLEGSRKSGESVAIVDTTILPASPWSALQFCVAAWFRSLPRYNSPMHSSTDHSAGSDPVSAAISDQSRLAWQAEGARFNAFGKALRRRHGGRVQRVSIDAGFTCPNVDGAVTTGGCNFCDNRSFSPSRRIRLQRVADQLTEQIGRVQKRYSDVRGYIAYFQPATNTYAPIDQLREIFDLALNSDDRIVGLAVGTRPDCVPDSVLDLLQELAVDHDVSLEFGMQTVHDESLAWMNRAHTHADMINAIDRARDRGFECCSHIILGVPREDHAMMMESAVEIGRLGFDAIKLHNLYSVRGTPLGEEVLAGKVEMMRREDYVRTVVDFLERVPPEVIVERVSGDAPPNYLIEPKWCADKQNIRREIEAEFERRDSRQGDRYVPPEVKPSDRPRPADATPESIRNRIDTRGRLPVLKMQ, encoded by the coding sequence TTGTTCGGTTTGGAAGGATCGCGGAAATCGGGAGAAAGCGTCGCAATTGTCGACACCACGATCTTACCTGCCTCACCGTGGTCAGCTTTGCAGTTCTGCGTCGCCGCTTGGTTTCGATCGTTGCCGCGGTACAATTCGCCAATGCATTCTTCCACCGACCACTCCGCTGGTTCAGATCCTGTTTCGGCCGCTATTTCCGATCAATCTCGATTGGCATGGCAAGCCGAAGGAGCGCGATTCAACGCGTTCGGGAAGGCTCTGCGCAGACGTCATGGCGGGCGGGTTCAGCGGGTCAGCATCGACGCCGGGTTCACTTGTCCCAACGTTGACGGTGCGGTCACGACGGGAGGATGCAACTTCTGCGACAACCGATCTTTCAGCCCATCGCGACGCATTCGATTGCAGAGGGTCGCGGACCAATTGACCGAACAGATTGGACGAGTTCAAAAGAGATACAGCGACGTCCGCGGCTACATCGCTTATTTCCAGCCGGCCACCAACACGTACGCCCCCATCGACCAATTGCGTGAGATCTTTGATCTTGCGCTGAACTCGGACGATCGAATTGTGGGTCTGGCCGTTGGAACGCGTCCCGATTGTGTGCCCGACAGCGTTCTCGATCTCTTGCAAGAACTCGCGGTTGACCACGACGTGTCGCTTGAATTCGGCATGCAAACCGTTCACGACGAGTCGTTGGCTTGGATGAATCGTGCTCATACCCACGCGGACATGATCAACGCGATCGATCGAGCTCGTGATCGCGGCTTCGAATGCTGTTCTCACATTATCTTGGGAGTTCCCCGCGAAGACCACGCGATGATGATGGAATCAGCGGTCGAAATTGGGCGATTGGGTTTTGACGCGATCAAGCTTCACAACCTGTACAGCGTTCGCGGCACACCGCTCGGCGAAGAGGTCTTGGCCGGCAAAGTCGAAATGATGCGACGCGAAGACTACGTTCGAACCGTGGTCGACTTCTTGGAACGCGTTCCGCCGGAAGTGATTGTGGAACGAGTCAGCGGAGACGCACCTCCAAACTATTTGATCGAACCCAAATGGTGCGCCGACAAACAAAATATCCGCCGAGAGATCGAAGCCGAATTCGAACGTCGTGATTCACGGCAAGGCGACCGCTACGTGCCGCCCGAGGTGAAACCAAGCGATCGCCCTCGGCCCGCCGACGCCACACCGGAATCGATTCGCAATCGAATCGACACGCGAGGCCGATTGCCGGTACTGAAGATGCAGTGA
- a CDS encoding DUF4332 domain-containing protein gives MFEFLKRFPLRRRSPVSPIPLNQGGDSSRDVVLRLQLPPAAEELATAVQATAAPASIMMPNAVETRVVSSTMPADPAPGLATTHRPSRVRSSHRERIFAMRIEHLQICNEKRCRLLAKVGVVTAGDLACCNPDQISRHYKSPGRALRSIKRLRAAVRLAVAIDGMMPRDALILVAIHRRSVASLARESAAVLHRDLERFSLSSRGQRLVGHRGVPSLRRVKSWVGQCEQLVAHWIQNHPAETQVAA, from the coding sequence ATGTTCGAGTTTTTGAAACGCTTCCCTCTGCGTCGTCGGTCTCCAGTCTCGCCGATTCCTTTGAATCAAGGCGGCGATTCGTCTCGCGATGTGGTCTTGCGGCTGCAGCTTCCACCGGCGGCCGAGGAGCTGGCCACGGCCGTCCAAGCCACTGCCGCTCCGGCATCCATCATGATGCCCAACGCTGTTGAAACTCGAGTGGTTTCCAGCACGATGCCGGCGGATCCCGCACCTGGTTTGGCCACCACTCACCGGCCATCTCGAGTGAGAAGCAGTCACCGTGAACGCATTTTTGCGATGCGGATCGAACATCTGCAGATCTGCAACGAGAAGCGGTGTCGTTTGCTGGCAAAAGTTGGCGTGGTGACTGCGGGCGATTTGGCTTGCTGCAATCCAGACCAGATTTCGCGTCATTACAAATCGCCCGGCCGAGCCCTTCGCTCGATCAAGCGGCTACGGGCTGCGGTCCGTTTGGCCGTTGCCATCGACGGCATGATGCCGCGTGACGCACTAATTCTGGTCGCCATTCATCGCCGCAGCGTCGCATCATTGGCTCGCGAATCGGCGGCTGTGTTGCATCGAGATTTGGAACGATTCTCCCTGAGTAGTCGCGGACAACGATTGGTTGGGCACCGTGGTGTTCCCAGTTTGCGACGAGTGAAGAGTTGGGTTGGACAATGCGAGCAATTGGTCGCTCATTGGATTCAAAACCACCCCGCCGAAACGCAAGTTGCCGCGTAA